A single region of the Spirosoma linguale DSM 74 genome encodes:
- a CDS encoding Uncharacterized protein family UPF0324 (PFAM: Uncharacterised protein family UPF0324~KEGG: shn:Shewana3_4061 hypothetical protein), whose protein sequence is MNTAHATAERPATQLHLWKQRAQHLLDHRFTTRQLVFIGAVILCLTPIMSPPLALLLGLIIAQFIGHPYLHLNHKATHWLLQASVVGLGFGMNVHSAVQAGKEGVLFTVASIAGTLTVGILLGKWLKIDKITAHLIAAGTAICGGSAIAALSPVMKAEEKQLSVALGTIFILNSVALLVFPAIGQWLHLTQNQFGLWCALAIHDTSSVVGAAAKFGPEALQVATTVKLARALWIIPVALGTAALFKTGKGTITMPYFIGLFILAMIVHTYVPAIQPVADVLVRLAHIGLTLTLFLIGAGLSGKVIRAVGWQPLAQGVVLWMLISAASLWAILTF, encoded by the coding sequence ATGAACACTGCCCACGCAACCGCCGAACGCCCCGCTACCCAACTGCACCTCTGGAAACAACGGGCGCAACACCTGCTCGACCACCGCTTTACTACCCGCCAACTGGTGTTTATCGGGGCCGTTATCCTCTGCCTGACGCCGATCATGTCGCCCCCGCTGGCCCTGTTGCTGGGGCTGATAATCGCCCAGTTCATCGGTCATCCATATCTGCACCTGAACCATAAAGCAACCCACTGGCTCTTGCAGGCATCGGTGGTGGGGCTGGGCTTCGGCATGAACGTCCACAGCGCGGTGCAGGCGGGTAAAGAAGGCGTGTTGTTTACCGTCGCATCCATCGCCGGTACGCTGACAGTCGGGATTCTGCTGGGCAAATGGCTCAAGATCGATAAGATTACCGCTCACCTGATTGCCGCCGGTACGGCCATCTGCGGGGGCAGCGCCATTGCGGCCCTGTCGCCGGTGATGAAGGCTGAAGAAAAGCAGCTCTCCGTCGCACTGGGTACCATTTTTATCCTCAACTCGGTGGCTCTGCTGGTCTTTCCGGCCATCGGGCAGTGGCTGCACCTGACCCAGAATCAGTTCGGGCTGTGGTGTGCGCTGGCCATTCACGATACCAGCTCGGTCGTGGGCGCAGCAGCCAAATTCGGCCCGGAAGCCTTGCAGGTCGCTACCACCGTCAAGCTGGCGCGAGCCTTGTGGATCATCCCCGTTGCGCTGGGTACGGCGGCTCTGTTCAAGACCGGCAAGGGCACCATCACCATGCCCTACTTCATCGGCCTGTTTATCCTGGCGATGATCGTCCACACCTACGTACCCGCCATTCAGCCGGTAGCCGACGTGCTGGTCAGACTGGCGCATATTGGTCTGACGCTGACGCTGTTTCTGATCGGAGCGGGGCTGTCGGGCAAGGTAATCCGGGCGGTGGGCTGGCAGCCGCTGGCGCAGGGCGTGGTGCTCTGGATGCTCATCTCGGCCGCGTCCCTCTGGGCGATTCTGACGTTTTAG
- a CDS encoding transcriptional regulator, LysR family (PFAM: LysR substrate-binding; regulatory protein LysR~KEGG: tcx:Tcr_1555 LysR family transcriptional regulator) — protein sequence MFDFRLTVFYTVARRLSFTKAAAELFVTQPAITKHIQELESQLGTALFDRRGNQISLTTAGNVLLRHAETIMGVYRQIEFDLNELKGKPGGRLRLGASSTIAQYVIPAVLARFGEQFPDVTLSLLSGNTEQIEQALLHDEIDLGLVEGRTHHSDVRYTPFVKDELVLVCRADHPLAGRDEITLDELKTVPLVLREPGSGSREVVEHALRGAGLRLAELQQAMQLGSTEGIKTYLSSSSGMAFVSIFAVPNELKSGTLRVLDVADLTIERDFYAIQLQGMSEGLADTFMRFVRRQYNAR from the coding sequence ATGTTCGATTTTCGCCTAACCGTCTTTTATACCGTCGCCCGGCGGCTGAGTTTCACCAAAGCAGCCGCCGAATTATTTGTGACCCAACCCGCCATCACCAAGCACATTCAGGAACTGGAAAGTCAGTTAGGCACGGCCCTATTCGACCGGCGGGGTAACCAGATCAGCCTGACGACGGCGGGCAACGTACTACTGCGCCATGCTGAAACCATCATGGGCGTCTACCGGCAGATCGAGTTTGACCTCAACGAATTGAAGGGAAAGCCCGGCGGACGACTGCGGTTGGGGGCCAGTTCCACCATCGCTCAGTACGTCATTCCGGCGGTGCTGGCCCGCTTCGGCGAGCAGTTCCCGGACGTCACGCTGTCGCTGCTGAGTGGCAACACCGAGCAGATCGAACAGGCCCTGCTCCACGACGAGATTGACCTGGGACTGGTGGAAGGCCGTACCCATCACAGCGACGTTCGCTACACCCCCTTCGTGAAGGACGAACTGGTGTTGGTCTGTCGCGCGGATCACCCGCTGGCCGGGCGCGACGAGATCACGCTGGACGAGCTGAAGACAGTGCCGCTGGTACTGCGCGAACCGGGGTCGGGCTCCCGGGAGGTGGTCGAACACGCGCTGCGCGGGGCGGGCCTGCGGCTGGCGGAGCTACAACAGGCGATGCAACTGGGCAGCACTGAGGGCATCAAAACGTACCTGAGCAGTTCATCGGGCATGGCCTTCGTGTCAATCTTCGCCGTGCCAAACGAACTGAAAAGCGGGACGCTGCGCGTACTCGATGTGGCCGATCTGACGATCGAGCGCGATTTTTACGCGATCCAGTTACAAGGGATGAGTGAAGGGCTGGCCGATACGTTCATGCGCTTTGTCCGGCGGCAGTATAACGCCCGGTAA
- a CDS encoding protein of unknown function DUF1622 (PFAM: protein of unknown function DUF1622~KEGG: cvi:CV_4273 hypothetical protein) — MEEWIKMITLALARWVEAGAALVIAIASARSLVSYLYAVGTDRSLAVPKEEIRLSLGRSLALALELELGADILKTAVAPTWNDIGLLAAIAVLRTGLNFFLERELRNAERRQPGSSTPIISAPDNHAN, encoded by the coding sequence ATGGAAGAATGGATAAAAATGATTACGCTGGCGCTGGCGCGGTGGGTAGAAGCGGGCGCTGCGCTGGTCATCGCGATAGCCTCGGCCCGCTCGCTGGTCAGTTACCTGTACGCGGTCGGCACGGATCGGAGTCTGGCCGTACCCAAGGAGGAAATCCGATTGTCGCTGGGCCGGTCGCTGGCCTTGGCGCTGGAACTGGAACTGGGGGCTGATATTCTAAAAACAGCCGTCGCCCCTACTTGGAACGACATCGGGTTGCTGGCGGCCATTGCCGTGCTTCGTACGGGTCTAAACTTCTTTCTGGAGCGGGAACTCCGGAATGCGGAACGACGACAGCCGGGCAGTAGCACCCCTATAATCTCTGCTCCTGATAACCATGCCAACTAA
- a CDS encoding sodium/calcium exchanger membrane region (PFAM: sodium/calcium exchanger membrane region~KEGG: sme:SM_b21369 hypothetical protein), which yields MVNSLSLPVLLLVFVGATALVWRAGIALSTTTDSLDKHFKLGEALGGILILAIITNLPEIAITVSTAINNKIELAVGNILGGIALQTLVLVLLDAVGVGKQDTLTAKQSSLTPVLEGALVIAMLKLVVMGHQLPKDLVFARLTPDSLLLVGTWIVGVWLTGKAHKGLFWQTDTARNVSKKDAQFDKRSTDKTLLIFGLAALATLAGGVALEESGDVMSKKLGMDGVIIGSTVLAAATSLPEVSTGLASVRSKEYTLAISDIFGGNAFLPVLLVVATVISGKPVLPTAQKSDIYLTGLGMLVTIPYLYGALFWPKR from the coding sequence ATGGTCAACTCACTATCACTACCCGTCCTGCTCCTGGTTTTTGTCGGAGCCACAGCCCTCGTCTGGCGGGCTGGTATCGCCCTGTCTACTACCACCGATTCGCTCGACAAACATTTCAAATTAGGCGAAGCATTGGGTGGTATCCTTATTTTGGCCATCATCACCAACCTGCCTGAAATCGCTATCACCGTCAGTACGGCTATCAACAACAAAATCGAGTTGGCAGTGGGTAATATTCTGGGCGGTATTGCCCTGCAAACCCTCGTACTGGTACTGCTCGATGCGGTGGGCGTGGGTAAACAGGACACACTTACCGCGAAGCAATCGTCGCTGACGCCGGTGCTGGAAGGAGCACTGGTCATTGCTATGCTGAAACTGGTTGTCATGGGCCATCAGCTCCCGAAAGATCTTGTTTTTGCCCGGCTCACACCCGATAGTCTGTTGCTCGTCGGTACATGGATAGTGGGCGTCTGGCTAACGGGCAAAGCCCATAAGGGGCTTTTCTGGCAGACAGATACAGCCAGGAACGTTTCCAAAAAAGACGCTCAGTTCGATAAACGTAGCACCGATAAAACCCTGCTCATATTCGGCCTGGCAGCTCTGGCGACACTGGCGGGCGGAGTAGCCCTGGAAGAAAGTGGTGACGTAATGTCAAAGAAGCTGGGTATGGACGGGGTTATCATCGGGTCTACCGTACTGGCAGCAGCTACCTCCCTGCCTGAAGTCTCGACGGGTCTGGCCTCCGTCAGAAGTAAGGAGTATACGCTGGCGATCAGCGATATTTTCGGGGGCAACGCGTTTCTACCCGTGCTGCTGGTCGTGGCAACAGTCATCTCGGGTAAACCCGTGCTGCCTACCGCCCAGAAAAGCGACATCTACCTCACCGGACTAGGTATGCTGGTCACGATTCCTTACCTCTACGGTGCGCTGTTCTGGCCCAAACGCTAG
- a CDS encoding Domain of unknown function DUF1791 (PFAM: Domain of unknown function DUF1791~KEGG: hypothetical protein; K09004 hypothetical protein) → MKTLKILLLTACIGATLPTMAQTTNPATFHGADATKSTYRAVYQLDNEEPDRIKGTLRNIQNAINDPRLKGKLQLELVVHGAGVAAFKKESGYEETVKKLQDQGVVLAMCENTMRERKITKDELFPFLSYVPSGNGELIIRGQDGWTIIHP, encoded by the coding sequence ATGAAGACTCTGAAAATTCTGCTCCTCACCGCCTGTATCGGCGCAACGCTACCCACAATGGCCCAGACCACCAACCCCGCCACCTTTCACGGTGCCGACGCTACCAAATCGACCTACCGGGCCGTCTATCAGCTCGACAATGAAGAGCCGGATCGAATCAAAGGTACGCTCCGCAACATCCAGAATGCCATCAACGACCCGCGCCTGAAAGGCAAATTACAGCTCGAACTGGTCGTACACGGGGCGGGGGTAGCAGCTTTCAAAAAAGAGAGTGGCTACGAAGAAACGGTGAAGAAACTCCAGGACCAGGGCGTGGTTCTGGCGATGTGCGAAAACACCATGCGCGAACGCAAAATCACCAAAGATGAGCTGTTTCCCTTCCTTTCCTACGTGCCCAGCGGCAACGGCGAACTGATCATCCGGGGGCAGGACGGCTGGACGATTATACATCCGTAA